From the Paenibacillus sp. FSL H8-0548 genome, one window contains:
- a CDS encoding family 43 glycosylhydrolase, which produces MGKTNHDSETAKAYNGHGGTFKNTLAPIDTPDPSIAYHDGYYYMTFTHNGTDIMIMKSRTLDFNGAERRVVWYPPVDTMYSANLWAPEIQYLQGKFYIYFAADDGANENHRMYALEAETNDPMGSYSFKGQVTDATNKWAIDGLALEHENQLYFVWSGWEGDINVEQNTYIAPMSNPYTISGPRVLLSKPDLEWEKAGGPPYINEGQAILKKDDRIFIAYSGAGSWTPFYSIGLLTLAAGADPLDASKWTKAAEPLMKMDSDAEVYGPGHNTFASSPDGEEDFIVYHATSGQSDGWNNRKARAGRIEWNADGMPIFGSPLSLNTAIEVPAGSGFFQAEHALVEGEDNIIFSGIPSALDTDVPLLLQYSNEEGEELRVQITVNGEAQSEMILPATKPNELGYAYAVITVKEGHNKVGIMGHQAAKHILAIEVPRFEAEYAQFSLDSELRDNPERSNGRSVVIEQGVKEAIRFDYVKVPNKGTYTVRIKAANIAGSDVPLELSVNGERAQKLTVPAGERGHLAEVLLNVKLNAGPNSLLFGNASGAIELDCIDIISEIK; this is translated from the coding sequence ATGGGAAAAACCAATCATGACTCAGAGACAGCTAAAGCATATAATGGGCATGGCGGAACATTTAAAAATACGTTGGCGCCAATCGATACGCCAGATCCGAGCATCGCCTATCACGATGGCTATTATTATATGACTTTTACGCATAATGGAACGGATATTATGATCATGAAATCAAGAACGCTGGACTTCAATGGAGCTGAGCGCAGGGTAGTATGGTACCCGCCTGTCGATACGATGTATTCGGCAAATTTGTGGGCACCGGAAATTCAGTATTTACAGGGCAAGTTTTATATTTATTTTGCAGCAGATGACGGAGCCAATGAGAATCATCGCATGTATGCGCTTGAAGCCGAAACAAATGATCCAATGGGCAGCTATTCCTTTAAGGGACAAGTGACGGATGCGACGAACAAATGGGCGATTGACGGTCTTGCGCTTGAGCATGAGAACCAGCTGTATTTCGTGTGGTCTGGCTGGGAAGGCGATATAAATGTAGAACAGAATACGTACATCGCGCCAATGAGCAATCCGTATACGATCAGCGGACCAAGAGTGCTGCTTAGCAAGCCGGATCTGGAATGGGAAAAAGCCGGCGGTCCTCCGTATATTAATGAAGGGCAAGCCATTTTGAAAAAGGATGATCGTATATTTATTGCCTATTCTGGAGCAGGAAGCTGGACGCCGTTCTATAGCATAGGTCTGCTCACACTAGCGGCTGGCGCTGATCCGCTTGATGCCTCCAAATGGACGAAAGCCGCAGAGCCGCTTATGAAAATGGACAGCGATGCCGAGGTTTATGGGCCTGGCCATAATACTTTTGCATCTTCACCTGACGGAGAAGAGGACTTCATTGTTTACCATGCAACGAGCGGCCAGAGCGATGGCTGGAACAATCGTAAGGCACGTGCAGGACGGATAGAATGGAATGCTGATGGCATGCCGATCTTTGGCAGTCCGTTGTCGCTAAACACAGCGATTGAAGTGCCAGCGGGTTCAGGATTTTTCCAAGCAGAGCATGCTCTGGTCGAGGGAGAGGACAATATCATCTTTAGCGGCATCCCATCGGCCTTGGACACAGATGTTCCTCTTCTGCTGCAATATAGCAATGAAGAAGGTGAAGAACTTCGTGTACAGATCACTGTGAATGGTGAAGCACAATCAGAAATGATACTTCCAGCTACTAAGCCAAACGAGCTCGGTTATGCTTATGCCGTAATTACTGTGAAGGAAGGCCATAATAAGGTTGGTATTATGGGGCATCAGGCAGCCAAGCATATACTGGCCATTGAGGTTCCGCGTTTTGAGGCTGAATATGCGCAATTTTCTTTGGATAGCGAGCTCAGGGACAACCCTGAACGTTCAAATGGCCGCTCTGTCGTTATTGAACAAGGGGTGAAGGAAGCCATTCGATTCGATTATGTGAAGGTGCCTAACAAGGGAACCTATACCGTGCGCATAAAAGCAGCCAATATTGCAGGCAGCGATGTGCCGCTTGAGCTATCCGTTAATGGGGAACGCGCTCAGAAGCTGACTGTTCCAGCAGGTGAACGTGGTCATTTGGCAGAGGTATTATTAAATGTTAAGCTGAATGCTGGCCCAAACTCATTGTTATTCGGCAATGCTTCAGGGGCAATTGAACTGGATTGCATAGACATTATTTCGGAAATCAAATAA
- a CDS encoding carbohydrate ABC transporter permease, which produces MVKTRKLWLVVLAVIVAIFFLLPLIWMVSTAFKNDFEALSGKMNFFPLKPTVDNFVQGINGEFMNVPILRWIMNSLFVGLIGTAIVLIIDSMAAFALARLPDLPLRRIMLSMFIASLMIPGVLTFLPMYMEFNALNLINTYPALILPATAGAFGVFLLYQFFSAFPKEIEEAARIDGANKWQIYARILLPSAVSIMVTLGIFTFMGIYNDFVWPLYATTSPEMRTITAGIAMMATGSYTQSYGKLMAMTTIAALPVLIVFIVGQRAFVKAITQTAVK; this is translated from the coding sequence ATGGTAAAAACGAGAAAGCTTTGGCTCGTTGTGCTGGCCGTTATCGTTGCGATATTTTTCCTGCTGCCGCTCATTTGGATGGTTTCAACTGCATTTAAAAATGATTTTGAGGCCTTGTCTGGCAAAATGAACTTTTTCCCGCTTAAACCGACAGTCGATAATTTTGTACAGGGCATTAACGGTGAATTTATGAACGTTCCGATCCTTCGCTGGATTATGAACTCGTTATTCGTTGGATTGATCGGTACAGCTATCGTTCTTATCATTGATTCGATGGCTGCTTTCGCGCTGGCAAGACTTCCAGATTTACCGCTTCGCAGAATTATGTTGTCTATGTTCATTGCATCGCTCATGATTCCTGGCGTACTAACCTTCCTGCCTATGTATATGGAGTTTAATGCACTGAATTTAATTAACACCTATCCTGCGCTTATTTTGCCGGCAACAGCTGGAGCATTCGGTGTTTTTCTGCTCTATCAGTTTTTCTCCGCCTTTCCGAAGGAAATCGAAGAGGCTGCTCGTATTGACGGTGCAAATAAGTGGCAAATCTATGCTCGCATCCTTTTGCCATCCGCTGTTTCAATTATGGTTACACTGGGAATCTTCACATTTATGGGGATTTACAATGACTTTGTATGGCCCCTTTATGCGACGACTTCACCGGAAATGCGAACGATTACGGCCGGTATAGCAATGATGGCAACTGGCAGCTATACACAAAGCTACGGCAAGCTAATGGCGATGACGACGATTGCGGCACTCCCAGTTCTCATTGTTTTTATAGTTGGACAACGCGCGTTCGTGAAAGCTATTACGCAAACGGCTGTGAAATAA
- a CDS encoding sugar ABC transporter permease, with the protein MKTNFTSRMTSFLFVVPYLAAFGIFLLFPILYGVYLSLHNFELLSKDHEFVGLANYIKIFTPGTYISDIFFRGLWVTAQFVLFSVPLLIIVGLSLAMLINALPSKIRGLFRTFYFLPYALSASVMAVIWLMMFDTNAGFLNSMLAKLGITGIPWLTDTPWVWVSLIMTTLWWTIGFNMIIFINALNEVPEDFYEAASIDGASAWDKFTKITLPSIRPVMLFVMITSTIASFNIYAQPYLLTRGGPGDTTRVLLINVLDQAFARKEVGSASAMAIVMALLIIIISVVQFKLTSGRKGEV; encoded by the coding sequence TTGAAGACCAATTTCACGTCACGCATGACATCCTTTTTGTTCGTAGTGCCTTACTTAGCTGCGTTTGGCATATTTCTTTTGTTTCCGATTTTGTATGGCGTATATCTCAGCCTCCATAATTTTGAGCTTTTATCGAAGGATCATGAGTTTGTTGGACTGGCCAACTATATCAAAATCTTTACGCCTGGAACGTATATCAGTGATATTTTCTTCAGAGGCTTATGGGTAACGGCACAATTTGTTCTGTTCTCCGTTCCGCTTTTAATTATTGTAGGTCTATCGCTTGCTATGCTGATCAATGCACTGCCATCCAAAATTCGCGGTCTATTCCGCACCTTTTACTTCCTTCCCTATGCCTTGTCGGCTTCGGTTATGGCTGTCATTTGGCTGATGATGTTCGACACCAATGCTGGATTTTTGAACAGCATGCTGGCGAAGCTCGGCATTACTGGTATTCCATGGCTAACGGACACTCCGTGGGTGTGGGTTTCACTCATTATGACCACATTATGGTGGACCATCGGATTTAATATGATTATTTTTATTAATGCTTTGAATGAAGTGCCTGAGGACTTCTATGAGGCCGCTTCGATAGATGGAGCGAGTGCTTGGGACAAATTTACGAAAATTACGCTGCCGTCGATACGTCCAGTTATGCTGTTTGTCATGATTACATCGACGATTGCTTCCTTTAATATCTATGCGCAGCCTTACTTGCTAACACGCGGTGGACCTGGTGATACAACAAGGGTTCTTCTTATTAACGTACTGGATCAAGCCTTCGCCCGCAAAGAGGTCGGTTCAGCCTCGGCCATGGCGATCGTTATGGCGCTGCTCATCATTATCATTTCGGTCGTACAGTTCAAGCTTACGAGTGGCAGAAAGGGAGAGGTATAG
- a CDS encoding ABC transporter substrate-binding protein has translation MSKVRNKFSMLLLMVSIVALITAGCGGNNNGGSKEANGGKGATTGKKTDILFWSPFSGSDGPFMKKIVDKYNGSQDQYKVNFIIQPNGEYYKQLDVALSTGKESPDLMIMHVDQVPTYASKDQLQPIDDMASVAGINKADFADAAVNYSTIDGKWYSIPLDIHPLVMYYNKDLFEKAGIAAAPTNRAEFDDAVQKLTDKSSGVYGYTVPTTWPQQFIFPTLVWQNGGELWNGTDVAYNSPEAVEMVQWLRGMVDSGISPGNVQQDGENTLFLQGKNAIQFNGPWMKSQFDEAGLNYGVAPVPQIGKAKHAVFAGSHGFVVPQSVTDEKITAGIGDFLKYVSTNSMDWAESGQALASKPMIESDAFKALEFQNSVASAFSYVQFAPNVLNWGTISEPIWGELNNALLGKKDAQKAMDDAVAKSQQALKK, from the coding sequence ATGAGTAAAGTACGCAATAAGTTCTCAATGCTGCTTCTGATGGTATCAATTGTTGCTTTAATTACAGCTGGCTGTGGCGGCAACAACAATGGCGGGAGTAAGGAGGCTAATGGAGGCAAAGGCGCAACCACCGGCAAAAAGACAGACATCTTGTTCTGGTCGCCGTTCTCCGGCTCTGACGGTCCCTTCATGAAAAAGATCGTAGACAAATATAACGGCTCGCAGGATCAATATAAAGTGAATTTCATCATTCAGCCGAACGGAGAATATTACAAGCAATTGGACGTTGCACTGAGCACCGGCAAAGAAAGTCCGGATCTTATGATCATGCACGTTGACCAAGTACCTACTTATGCCAGCAAGGATCAATTGCAGCCGATTGATGATATGGCTTCCGTCGCAGGCATCAATAAAGCTGATTTCGCTGACGCGGCAGTTAATTATTCCACGATTGATGGCAAATGGTACTCCATTCCGCTAGATATTCATCCGCTCGTTATGTACTACAACAAAGATTTGTTTGAGAAAGCGGGCATAGCAGCAGCTCCGACTAACCGGGCAGAATTTGATGACGCAGTGCAGAAGCTGACGGATAAGAGCAGCGGCGTTTACGGCTACACAGTTCCAACAACATGGCCGCAGCAATTCATCTTCCCAACACTAGTATGGCAAAATGGCGGTGAGCTATGGAACGGTACGGATGTTGCCTACAACTCTCCAGAGGCTGTTGAGATGGTGCAATGGCTGCGCGGGATGGTAGATAGCGGCATTTCTCCTGGAAATGTTCAACAGGACGGGGAAAACACATTGTTCCTTCAAGGTAAAAACGCTATTCAATTTAACGGTCCTTGGATGAAATCACAATTTGACGAAGCAGGCTTGAATTATGGTGTTGCTCCAGTTCCGCAAATCGGCAAGGCGAAGCATGCGGTATTCGCAGGCTCTCACGGCTTTGTCGTTCCACAAAGCGTAACGGATGAGAAAATTACGGCTGGTATCGGCGATTTCTTGAAATATGTATCAACGAATTCGATGGACTGGGCGGAGTCGGGCCAAGCGCTGGCATCGAAGCCGATGATCGAAAGCGACGCATTCAAAGCGCTTGAGTTCCAAAACAGTGTGGCATCCGCATTTTCTTATGTGCAATTCGCGCCAAACGTATTGAACTGGGGAACTATCTCCGAGCCCATTTGGGGCGAGCTTAACAATGCGTTGTTAGGTAAAAAGGATGCACAAAAAGCAATGGATGATGCAGTAGCAAAATCGCAGCAAGCACTTAAAAAATAA
- a CDS encoding MFS transporter gives MESEAKASSQMMKLGMPMTANVWRNARIDLGASCLFSLFNVVINQFYIAFALQQGASHFQVGLLSAAPAVGLLFSPFWASWIEKVNNPKPFVILPNAIGRLLLLLPAFFAYPSVYVATAILFQLLMGIQAPAYAALVSRMYPSDLRGRLMGYVRVAMGIIMIPLAYFVGSWSDAFGPSGPLIAASIAGFISIGLFSTLKLPAQQAAAKPSLLKKTSRFPLQEQWKLVRGNKTLAVFLAATTLSGFGNMLAIPLYQIIQVDVLELSNLQIGYARVAYFTALLLTFWIAGWMIDRIDIKYTLLFGIAAYAIVPMIYGLWGGYAAVITGNALQGIGDAIWDIGILAFVFRLAPGREAMVFGLHLMLFGIRGSLGPIIGSSLASSVSIPLLLIIASICGWIGTLLFLSGNWRRGLHKS, from the coding sequence ATGGAATCCGAAGCCAAAGCAAGCTCGCAAATGATGAAACTCGGGATGCCGATGACCGCAAATGTATGGAGAAATGCCCGTATTGATTTGGGTGCCTCGTGTTTGTTCAGCCTATTTAATGTCGTAATCAATCAGTTTTATATCGCATTTGCGCTTCAGCAGGGAGCAAGTCATTTTCAAGTGGGCCTATTATCGGCTGCACCTGCAGTGGGCTTATTATTTTCTCCGTTTTGGGCTAGCTGGATCGAGAAAGTAAACAATCCCAAGCCATTCGTCATTCTACCGAATGCAATCGGAAGATTGCTGCTGCTGCTGCCTGCATTTTTTGCTTATCCATCGGTCTATGTTGCGACAGCTATTCTATTTCAATTGCTAATGGGTATACAAGCACCGGCGTATGCGGCTTTGGTATCACGTATGTATCCATCCGATTTGCGTGGAAGATTAATGGGGTATGTTCGAGTCGCCATGGGCATTATTATGATTCCGCTCGCTTATTTTGTTGGCAGCTGGTCGGATGCCTTCGGCCCGTCGGGGCCACTTATCGCAGCTTCCATAGCAGGCTTTATTTCAATTGGATTATTCAGCACGCTGAAGCTGCCTGCTCAGCAAGCAGCAGCAAAGCCTTCTCTTCTGAAAAAGACTAGCCGCTTTCCATTGCAGGAGCAGTGGAAGCTTGTGAGAGGAAATAAGACGCTTGCCGTTTTTCTAGCGGCTACTACATTATCAGGCTTCGGCAATATGCTTGCAATTCCGTTGTATCAAATTATTCAGGTTGATGTGCTTGAGCTGTCCAATTTACAGATCGGTTATGCACGTGTTGCTTATTTTACAGCGCTGCTGCTCACCTTCTGGATCGCGGGTTGGATGATTGATCGGATTGATATTAAATATACATTGCTTTTCGGAATCGCCGCCTATGCCATCGTGCCGATGATTTATGGTTTATGGGGAGGCTATGCTGCGGTTATTACGGGAAATGCGCTACAAGGAATCGGAGATGCGATTTGGGATATCGGCATTTTGGCTTTTGTTTTTCGGTTAGCGCCGGGGCGGGAGGCGATGGTTTTTGGATTGCATCTGATGCTGTTCGGTATTCGCGGCAGTCTTGGCCCAATTATTGGCTCATCGCTGGCGAGCAGCGTGTCTATACCATTATTGCTAATCATTGCGTCCATCTGCGGGTGGATCGGGACATTACTGTTTCTATCGGGTAATTGGAGGCGAGGATTACATAAATCGTAG
- a CDS encoding ROK family protein, whose product MSIAVGIDIGGTKIAFGFVDEQGGVIAKGSLKTDLTVEPAVMIARVGDAVKELAEQSGLSLASLKGVGVGAPGPLNTQKGELTCPPNLKSWWGFPVVEALKAHLPLPIKMENDATAAALAEKWIGAAQDSEHFIFITISTGIGAGIFMHGKLLTGSTGNAGDAGFMIMDEAGTPWEVVASGTAVARQATELLGREVSSKEAFELAEQGDSQMTELVNRVFTTIGMGCVSLINILDPNKIVIGGGVSQVGDSLFSAVRDYVSKHALNPSGRQTAIVPAQLQQDAGLIGAAALIQQPY is encoded by the coding sequence GTGAGCATAGCAGTAGGTATTGACATTGGCGGAACAAAAATAGCATTTGGCTTCGTGGACGAGCAAGGAGGCGTTATTGCAAAAGGCTCATTAAAAACCGATCTTACGGTTGAGCCCGCCGTTATGATTGCACGTGTGGGGGATGCTGTTAAAGAGCTTGCAGAGCAAAGCGGACTATCGCTTGCTTCGTTAAAGGGAGTAGGCGTTGGTGCGCCGGGACCACTCAATACACAGAAAGGCGAGCTGACTTGCCCGCCTAATCTGAAGAGCTGGTGGGGCTTCCCTGTCGTGGAAGCGCTCAAAGCCCATCTGCCTCTGCCTATTAAAATGGAGAATGATGCAACCGCTGCCGCGCTCGCCGAGAAATGGATTGGAGCCGCTCAAGATTCCGAGCACTTTATTTTCATTACGATCAGCACAGGGATTGGTGCCGGCATCTTCATGCACGGCAAGCTGCTAACCGGTTCAACAGGCAACGCTGGAGATGCAGGCTTTATGATTATGGATGAGGCCGGCACACCTTGGGAGGTTGTCGCCTCAGGCACTGCGGTCGCCCGTCAAGCGACGGAGCTGCTGGGAAGAGAGGTTTCCTCTAAAGAAGCGTTTGAGCTGGCAGAGCAAGGAGATTCCCAAATGACAGAGCTTGTAAATCGTGTATTTACTACGATAGGCATGGGCTGTGTATCGCTGATTAACATATTGGACCCAAACAAAATCGTCATCGGCGGCGGTGTATCGCAGGTCGGCGATTCGCTTTTCTCAGCAGTAAGAGATTACGTATCCAAGCATGCCCTTAATCCTTCTGGCAGACAAACCGCTATCGTCCCCGCACAGCTTCAGCAGGATGCAGGACTAATCGGAGCTGCCGCTTTGATTCAACAGCCATATTAA
- a CDS encoding TetR/AcrR family transcriptional regulator codes for MSPRRGLDLMVIVEAAAAIADEHGVQDVTLASLAQKLGVRSPSLYNHVNGLKGLRNQLAIYGLKKLTLMMNEVLENNTGDEAMHAVASAYISFARLHPGLYELTLRSPDDDDAEYVACAQQLVEMLINMLSHYKLDYDTSIHIVRGFRSLLHGFASIEQKGGFGMSQSPNDSIKIIVQTYINGLRFHPQ; via the coding sequence ATGTCCCCTAGAAGAGGGCTGGATTTGATGGTGATCGTAGAAGCGGCAGCTGCTATCGCGGATGAGCATGGTGTACAGGACGTTACGCTAGCCTCGCTTGCACAGAAGCTCGGTGTACGGTCTCCTTCATTATATAATCATGTGAACGGACTGAAGGGACTTCGCAATCAGCTTGCCATATACGGACTCAAGAAGCTGACCTTGATGATGAATGAAGTTTTGGAAAATAACACTGGCGATGAAGCGATGCATGCGGTTGCTTCTGCTTATATTTCTTTTGCGAGGCTGCATCCAGGCTTGTATGAGCTTACTTTGCGCTCTCCGGATGACGATGATGCAGAATACGTAGCTTGCGCGCAGCAGCTGGTAGAGATGCTCATAAACATGTTAAGTCATTACAAGCTGGACTATGATACTTCCATTCATATTGTTCGAGGCTTTCGCAGCTTATTGCACGGCTTCGCCTCGATCGAGCAGAAAGGCGGTTTTGGGATGTCGCAGTCCCCAAATGACAGTATTAAAATCATCGTACAAACCTATATCAATGGACTTCGCTTCCATCCGCAATAA
- a CDS encoding MBL fold metallo-hydrolase gives MRMIREKTIVQLTYLPKIFPVNCYLVEEEDSLTLVDAALPGNVEAILQAAQQLGKPINRIVLTHAHEDHIGALDGLKERLPAAQVFISYRDAKLLQGDRSLEPSEPNTPIRGGVPKNVRTRPDVLLRDGDAIGSLLAVASPGHTPGSMSFLDTRNNMLIVGDAFQTRAGVAVSGQLRLLFPFPAMATWDKHTSLESARRLRALKPTAIAAGHGNMVLKPALSLGKAIADAERSLAKASRKGSA, from the coding sequence ATGCGAATGATACGTGAGAAAACGATTGTACAGCTGACCTATTTGCCGAAAATATTTCCGGTTAACTGCTATTTAGTTGAGGAGGAGGACAGCTTAACGCTCGTGGATGCGGCGCTTCCAGGAAACGTGGAAGCTATTCTTCAAGCGGCTCAGCAGCTGGGGAAGCCAATTAATCGAATTGTATTGACACATGCCCATGAGGATCACATTGGCGCTCTCGATGGTCTGAAGGAGCGGCTTCCTGCGGCACAGGTGTTTATTTCCTACAGAGATGCCAAGCTTCTGCAAGGAGATCGCTCGCTTGAGCCGAGTGAGCCTAATACGCCGATTCGCGGGGGTGTGCCGAAGAACGTTCGCACAAGGCCGGATGTACTGCTGCGGGATGGAGATGCTATTGGCTCCTTGCTTGCCGTAGCTTCACCTGGACATACGCCAGGCTCGATGTCATTTCTGGATACTAGGAATAATATGCTGATCGTAGGCGATGCTTTTCAAACAAGGGCAGGCGTTGCCGTATCAGGACAGCTGAGGCTGCTGTTTCCTTTTCCAGCGATGGCAACCTGGGATAAGCATACAAGTCTGGAATCGGCGCGTCGCTTAAGAGCCTTGAAGCCAACGGCAATTGCAGCAGGGCACGGCAATATGGTGCTGAAGCCAGCATTATCGCTGGGTAAAGCAATCGCAGACGCAGAGCGCTCTTTGGCGAAAGCAAGCAGAAAGGGGAGCGCATAA